Genomic segment of Nodosilinea sp. FACHB-141:
ATCTTCCCCAACCCAATCTTGTCCATCTGACCCAGCAACGTCACCATCGACAGTTTCGAGGGGTAGCACCTCCCTATCCTCAGCACTGGGGTCACTGGGAAACGCTGGCCCAGCGCCATCCCCTTGCACCGTCTGATCGGTGTTGCGCGGGGGCGGAATGGGCGGAATTTCTGAAGGAAAGTTGGGGTCTTGGGGTCTCATGGGTTAGCCCACCTGGCCACGATTACCGGCATGCGTTGCGGAGGTAGCCCCAAAGGGCATATCCCTTTCAATACTGCCACGTTTCCCAGAAATCTTAGGGCAGAAATCTCTCTGGGCTAAGCATTCAGCCCTGCTCGGCAAGACCTTGGTGCAAAATCAGCCGATTGCCGTCGGGGTCATAGGCATAGACCTCGCGACCGTGGGAGGCCGTCAGCACCAGGCCAGGGGACGCATAGCCCAGGTGGGTGAGACGGGCGATCGCCCCATTCAAATCCGTCACCTCTAAACACAGGCTCATTGCGCCACTGCTAGGAGCGGCAAACTGGGCTACCTGATCAGTTTTAGGCTTAAAGATCGCCAGCCTCAGCCCCGGCAGCTGAAACTCGGCATAGCGATCGCGCTGGTAAGGCCGAGCCGATTGATCAAGCAATTCGCTATAAAAACCCACCAACTGCTCAAAATTCTCGCTGGCCAAGGCCACAAAAGCACTAGTGCAACCTATAGATGCCTCAGCCAAAGCCCTCTCCGCCAGAATTTCCTAGACAACTACTGGGTCTGACATCTCCACCTACCCATCCACCCTCTACTCATCCACCCCCTTACCTTCCCTAGTCCAACTCCCACTCCGACGCGTACTGCAACATCAGCGGCGGCAGGTGCAAATCCTTTGGCGTTTTGCAGCGGGCTTCAAACACACCCAAAATATCTTTCACGCTGGGTTTGCCTTTGCTGCTGCCGGTAATGCCGCTGGCAATAATAACCGCACAAGTCCCGTTACACTCCCTCTGCCAGGTATCCCAGCGCTCCAGCAGGTGGCGATCGGTGCTGCCGTTGGTTTCGTATTCGGCGAACAGGTGCAGCTCGCCATC
This window contains:
- a CDS encoding VOC family protein; translation: MAEASIGCTSAFVALASENFEQLVGFYSELLDQSARPYQRDRYAEFQLPGLRLAIFKPKTDQVAQFAAPSSGAMSLCLEVTDLNGAIARLTHLGYASPGLVLTASHGREVYAYDPDGNRLILHQGLAEQG